One Stigmatopora argus isolate UIUO_Sarg chromosome 20, RoL_Sarg_1.0, whole genome shotgun sequence genomic region harbors:
- the gpr185b gene encoding G-protein coupled receptor 12, with protein sequence MILSLAAAVAAAGSGLNSSSAPEPANWSSVAWWEEPSNSTAEPAVRAAPPQPRPATEVSPWDVALCATGTLISCENALVIAVLFYSPAPRAPTLVLMGSLAAADLLAGLGLILNFVVTYLASGWPEAAGLLSAGLLLSAFSASVLNVLAVTVDRYLSLCNALTYHTERTLTLTYAMVAAIWLACLTLGLLPALGWNCLRERSACSVFRPVTKANALALAVAFLLVFALMMQLYLQICKIAFRHAQQIAVQQQFPASSTTKGVSTLAAILCAFGACWLPFAAYSAVADPSYPPAYGYAAALPAACCSVINPVIYAFRNPDIQKSLWLACCGCVPPQLSPRPRASGDV encoded by the coding sequence atgatCCTGTCgctggcggcggcggtggcggcggccggGAGCGGCCTCAACTCCTCCTCGGCCCCGGAGCCCGCCAACTGGTCGTCGGTGGCGTGGTGGGAGGAGCCGTCCAACTCCACGGCGGAGCCGGCGGTGCGCGCCGCGCCGCCCCAGCCGCGTCCGGCGACGGAGGTGAGCCCGTGGGACGTGGCGCTGTGCGCCACGGGGACGCTCATCTCCTGCGAGAACGCGCTGGTCATCGCCGTGCTGTTCTACTCGCCGGCCCCCAGGGCGCCCACCTTGGTCCTGATGGGCTCGCTGGCGGCGGCCGACCTCCTGGCCGGCCTGGGCCTCATCCTCAACTTCGTGGTCACCTACCTGGCGTCGGGCTGGCCCGAGGCGGCCGGCCTGCTGTCGGCGGGGCTGCTACTGTCGGCTTTCTCTGCCTCGGTGCTCAACGTGCTGGCAGTGACGGTGGACCGCTACCTGTCGCTGTGCAACGCCCTGACCTACCACACGGAGCGCACGCTGACCCTGACCTACGCCATGGTGGCGGCCATCTGGCTGGCCTGCCTGACGCTGGGCCTGCTGCCGGCACTGGGCTGGAACTGCCTGCGTGAGCGCTCGGCGTGCAGCGTCTTCCGGCCCGTCACCAAGGCCAACGCGCTGGCGCTGGCCGTGGCCTTCCTGCTGGTCTTCGCGCTGATGATGCAGCTGTACCTGCAGATCTGCAAGATCGCCTTCCGCCACGCGCAGCAGATAGCCGTGCAGCAGCAGTTCCCGGCCAGCTCCACCACCAAGGGCGTGTCCACGCTGGCCGCCATCCTGTGCGCCTTCGGGGCCTGCTGGCTGCCCTTCGCCGCCTACTCGGCCGTGGCCGACCCCAGCTACCCGCCGGCGTACGGCTACGCGGCAGCGCTGCCGGCCGCCTGCTGCTCCGTCATCAACCCGGTCATATACGCCTTCCGCAACCCGGACATCCAGAAGTCGCTGTGGTTGGCGTGCTGCGGCTGCGTCCCGCCCCAACTCTCACCCCGCCCCCGGGCCTCCGGCGACGTGTAG